In one Plasmodium falciparum 3D7 genome assembly, chromosome: 14 genomic region, the following are encoded:
- a CDS encoding serine/threonine protein kinase yields MSKTEYDILSLVNAVEEFSKYCSEYKKRHLTNYIQSCSVKNQINNNEEVIFKTTLQDFMNKVNMLGNNILQIEKINKCQIPENILYEKNGNKMIYDPKHYNEDKLNNENILEDKNKRNICEHIKSKINDKNFVQNNDYGKNIKIINNINEQNLLMKDKNDYTNISENLYMRKISTEYTSSDRSSEDNVLLHNINNVLVKYVSGLDYTLNIRRISRKDLIEEIKQFYIIHNNNIQLNDYSTYLSDEVINILKQKKDNIKCLDKNNLFIIEKNVDFYKNNFLPFFYIPCNYLFIKNYCNDNERCLETTYDTNDEKNSTTENSYILSSPNHMYNTNTNSYNSHSNSIIARNTSSNKCNSPIFGINERNSSPNFGIFNESIKNHKDQYNMDPNYLIMRYNLNEEVHIKDDRVINSPNNIKSMNDNRYNSPNFNIEHIHINNNDTQINNYDIYDINNMDGKKNNLNSNTSDFYQSISDFYKNNEKNLICQEQNNNNTYIQKCAFFLNSNETNVLTNNKNHHKSGKNLISLCFDDELSSAITINNDSSLNKAIYNEFNNSEKDIVEDICNTTNYKDINMEHMNTYQNDERKWMDEYCNGDYNLFRSKQLKKKKELLLSCISYNEKENKYNDQDNMINVEINNDTKVKNILYDTGNISFDENIGINNHYNTINLKVIYEANKSEYGNNERLNFIKGQIILNKYKVVKVLSKTQFSTTLKCLNLLYKKVKTDTQVFLPYCHKYMKDDSEITHDKKKNNYDKFVNLNTIKKKKNENYNRQHDIKNNLHDNKHQIINNKKKVEPKYVCLKVMKNGKQFLDQGLLELMVLNILCNANTNNNLSNKNIIQLYDSFYYKEHLIIVTEYMQSDLYNYFIRKGKLGTLGQLQILTKNLLEGLAYIHSKNLIHCDLKPENIMINMKKNKKNHEKGKYNKVNQNGVNIYNDTIEPHILNSSNINNSNLEKKNIIAYPSFDQTFIENKDAQYDNNEKTSNVLYDSDKSYNNNVKNMIDNNLYCNNIKNIDNNSDNNNNNNNNNFPHNNINIYNTKQFDKIKIIDFNSCIYESDKLEMYIQTRSYRSPEVLLQQNYDRKIDIWSLGCILFEFLTKKILFDYQNIYRFIYSIVSYIGPFPFYMINNCRIPHIFTKHGLIILKKFTTDNMYENYIKEEQLNQEDDEEIVFNSNDFFRLNKKDNILTKDLLKNKNPNTSTPRKRNNNNNEIYYDVCYPSDNLLKNNFQISDTLFVDFLSSLLQIDPSKRCNAMEALKHPWLQPNLYKDGL; encoded by the coding sequence ATGAGTAAGACAGAATATGATATTCTTTCACTTGTAAATGCAGTTGAAGAATTTAGCAAATATTGTTCAGAATATAAGAAGAGACACCTAACGAATTATATACAATCTTGTTCTGTTAAAAACCAAATTAATAACAATGAAGAGgtaatatttaaaacaaCCTTACAAGATTTTATGAACAAGGTTAATATGTTaggtaataatattttgcaaattgaaaaaataaataaatgtcaGATACCtgagaatatattatatgaaaaaaatggaaataaaatgatatatgaTCCAAAACATTACAATGAAgacaaattaaataatgaaaatatattggaagataaaaataaaagaaatatttgcGAACACATAAAATCCAAAATAAATGACAAAAACTTTGTacaaaataatgattatggaaaaaatataaaaataattaataatataaatgaacaaaatttattaatgaaagataaaaatgattatacCAATATTTctgaaaatttatatatgaggAAAATATCCACTGAATATACTTCATCAGACAGAAGCAGTGAAGATAATGTATTATtgcataatataaataatgtgcTTGTGAAATATGTAAGTGGATTAGATTATACACTGAATATTAGAAGAATATCAAGAAAAGATTTAATCGAAGAAATTaaacaattttatattatacataataataatattcaattAAATGATTATTCTACATATCTAAGTGATGAAGTAATAAATATTctgaaacaaaaaaaagataatataaaatgtttagataaaaataatctctttattatagaaaaaaatgttgatttttataaaaacaattttttgccttttttttatattccttgtaattatttatttataaaaaattattgtaatgataatgaaaGATGCTTGGAAACAACCTATGAtacaaatgatgaaaaaaattctaCAACAGaaaattcttatatattatcatctcctaatcatatgtataatacaAATACGAATAGTTATAATTCACATTCAAATAGTATAATAGCTAGAAATACTTCTTCAAATAAATGTAACTCACCTATTTTTGGAATTAATGAACGAAACTCATCACCTAACTTTGGCATATTCAATGAAAGTATCAAAAACCATAAGGATCAATATAATATGGATCCTAATTATTTAATCATGAGATATAATTTAAACGAAGAAGTACATATTAAAGATGATAGAGTTATTAATTCTCCaaacaatataaaatctATGAATGATAATAGATATAATTCACctaattttaatatagaacatatacatattaataataatgatacacaaataaacaattatgatatttatgatataaataatatggatgGAAAGAAAAATAACCTTAATAGCAATACTAGCGATTTTTATCAATCCATAAGcgatttttataaaaataatgaaaagaatcTTATTTGCCAAGaacaaaataacaataatacatatatccAAAAATGCGCCTTTTTCTTAAATAGTAATGAAACTAATGTactaacaaataataaaaatcatcACAAGAGTGGAAAAAATCTAATTAGCTTATGCTTTGATGATGAATTATCAAGTGCTATAACTATAAACAACGATTCCTCTTTAAATAAAGCAATATACAATGAATTCAATAACTCTGAAAAAGACATTGTCGAAGATATATGTAACACAACaaattataaagatataaatatggaaCATATGAACACATATCAAAATGATGAAAGAAAATGGATGGATGAATATTGCAATGGagattataatttatttagaTCAAAgcaattaaaaaagaaaaaagaactACTGTTATCCTGCATATCTTAtaatgaaaaggaaaataaatataacgaTCAAgataatatgataaatgttgaaataaataatgatacaaaagtaaaaaacattttatatgaCACAGGCAATATTTCCTTTGATGAAAATATTGGAATtaataatcattataatacTATAAATTTAAAGGTTATATATGAAGCTAACAAAAGTGAATATGGAAATAATGAACGTTTGAATTTTATTAAAGGACaaattattttgaataaatataaagtagTCAAAGTTTTATCAAAAACACAATTTAGTACTACACTTAAATGTctcaatttattatataaaaaagtaaaaactGATACACAAGTATTCCTACCATATtgtcataaatatatgaaagacGATTCAGAAATAAcacatgataaaaaaaaaaacaattatgataaatttgtaaatttaaatactataaaaaaaaaaaaaaatgagaattATAATAGACAAcatgatattaaaaataatttacatgATAATAAACaccaaataataaataataaaaaaaaggtagAACCTAAATATGTTTGTTTAAAAGTAATGAAAAATGGAAAACAATTTTTAGATCAGGGATTGTTAGAACTCATGGTCTTAAATATACTATGTAATgcaaatacaaataataatttatctaataaaaacattatacaattatatgattccttttattataaagaaCATTTAATTATAGTAACAGAATACATGCAAAgtgatttatataattatttcattAGGAAAGGAAAATTAGGAACTTTGGGTCAATTACAAATATTGACTAAAAACTTATTAGAAGGATTAGCATATATACATTCGAAGAATTTAATACATTGTGATTTAAAGCcagaaaatattatgataaatatgaaaaaaaataagaagaatCATGAAAAgggtaaatataataaagttaATCAAAATGgagttaatatatataacgatACAATAGAACCACATATTCTGAATTcttcaaatataaataactcaaatttagaaaaaaagaacataatTGCGTATCCATCATTTGATCAAACCTTTATTGAAAATAAAGATGCacaatatgataataatgaaaagacATCGAATGTGTTATATGATTCTGATAAAtcatataacaataatgtaaaaaatatgatagataataatttatattgtaataatataaaaaatattgataataatagtgataataataataataataataataataattttccacataataatataaatatatataatactaaaCAGTTTGACAAGATCAAAATAATCGATTTTAATAGTTGTATATATGAAAGCGATAAATTAGAAATGTATATACAAACTCGATCTTATAGATCACCTGAAGTTTTATTACAACAAAACTATGATAGGAAAATTGACATATGGAGTTTAGgatgtatattatttgaatttttaacaaaaaaaatattatttgattatcaaaatatttatcgttttatatattcaattgTTTCTTATATTGGACCTTTCCcattttatatgataaataacTGTAGGATACCACATATCTTTACAAAACACggattaataatattaaaaaagtttACGACAGATAATATGTAcgagaattatataaaagaagaacaaTTAAATcaagaagatgatgaagaaattGTTTTTAATTCTAATGATTTCTTTcgtttaaataaaaaagataatatccTTACAaaagatttattaaaaaataaaaatccaAATACATCTACTCCAAGAAAACgtaacaataacaataatgagaTTTATTATGATGTATGTTATCCAAGTGATaacttattaaaaaataattttcaaaTAAGTGACACATTGTTTGTTGATTTTCTTTCATCCTTGTTACAAATAGATCCCTCTAAAAGGTGTAATGCTATGGAAGCCTTAAAGCACCCATGGCTTCAGCCAAATTTGTATAAAGAcggtttataa
- a CDS encoding heptatricopeptide repeat-containing protein, putative, producing the protein MRKLLSTAIMDLKKIKGNNFESKHCNDNLKSLIIKNIHKFENDEILKIIEKYNEKNYKDTKILKCSYDVFKNNVHRYSFDQINKIIRLYNISEIYDIHFNTSVFNYIIKRLDAIPPYVVVNVFHNLIRSGLRDYNNINLIKEYFIKNIDKFNNLDLTIILSSFTILQEELLKKIPNVNNKDVSFNIYDTKKDHSLCSEALYDYMDIFKIILNKIQKDKNIHENLSVVNSVLILNMLSRINFCNYEIFKFFTKNYYKNLNDKDLEPHHFTLLLNSFAKCNIHINIMKYILKYMNNKNFINNLSYVNITNAVHYMAKFNYRNATFLNHLKDKVIEIIDIIPQREFSNIMWSLAKLHIKDDYFYYIAFQKIKQIIDVMDMMSVAQILDAMRRRKNVSNGQDIGATIKEKKNLENDISCPLRDIKDTTLNGQNIDYKNNIEHNKYHNNEEKVKEKEIITTQTTTQNKDLNNNIQLTYKTPENNIISIEKNINTYNIISDDLEKNILHLLVNKYIKHIQHCSLHVLTQVPFCCLQLNYINSDIYYKSLEILRKKRNDMTTLNLIYAKYFLRIFIEKQEAHFQKLPRSLKQFAKEILNSDNN; encoded by the exons ATGAGGAAGCTGTTAAGTACAGCTATTATGGacttgaagaaaataaaaggtAATAATTTTGAATCGAAACATTGTAATGATAACTTAAAGTctttaattataaagaatatacataagtttgaaaatgatgaaattCTTAAAATTATCGAAAAATACAATGAGAAAAATTATAAGGATAccaaaattttaaaatgtaGTTATgatgtttttaaaaacaatGTACATAGATATTCATTtgatcaaataaataaaattatacgtttatataatatatcagaAATTTATGATATCCATTTTAATACATCagtttttaattatattataaaaagattGGATGCGATCCCACCCTATGTAGTAGTCAATGTTTTTCATA atTTAATTCGCTCAGGATTAAGAGattacaataatattaatttgataaaggaatattttataaaaaatatagacaAATTCAACAACCTTGACTTAACCATTATTTTAAGTTCATTTACCATATTGCaagaagaattattaaaaaaaattccaaacgtaaataataaggatgtttcatttaatatatatgatacgAAGAAAGATCATTCTTTATGTTCTGAAGcattatatgattatatggatatatttaaaataattttaaataagatacagaaagataaaaatattcatgaAAACTTGAGTGTAGTAAATTctgttttaatattaaatatgttgAGTAGAATAAATTTTTGTAATTacgaaatatttaaattttttacaaaaaactattataaaaatttaaatgataaGGATTTAGAACCTCATCATTTTACCTTGTTATTAAATTCATTTGCTAAATGTAATATAcacattaatattatgaaatatatattaaaatatatgaataataaaaatttcattaataatttatcttatgtaaatattactAACGCTGTTCATTATATGgctaaatttaattatagaAATGCAACATTTTTAAATCATTTGAAAGACAAAGTAATTGAAATAATTGATATCATTCCTCAGAGAGAATTTAGTAATATCATGTGGTCCTTAGCTAAATTACATATTAAAGacgattatttttattacatagcTTTTCAAAAAATCAAACAAATTATTGACGTAATGGATATGATGTCTGTTGCTCAAATATTAGATGCCAtgagaagaagaaaaaatgtaTCAAATGGACAAGATATAGGTGCCACaataaaggaaaagaaaaatttagaaaatgatataagTTGTCCGTTGAGAGATATAAAGGACACAACATTAAATGGCCAAAATATTgattataagaataatatagaacataataaatatcataataatgaagaaaaagtaaaagaaaaagaaatcatTACAACACAAACAACAACACAGAATAaagatttaaataataatatacagtTGACATATAAAACAccagaaaataatattatatcaattgaaaaaaatataaatacgtataatataatatctgatgatttagaaaaaaatattttacatttattagtaaataaatacataaaacatATACAACATTGTTCACTTCATGTCTTAACACAAGTGCCATTTTGTTGCTTACAacttaattatattaatagtgatatatattataaatcatTAGAAATTCtacgaaaaaaaagaaatgatatGACAACTttgaatttaatatatgcaaaatattttcttagaATTTTTATTGAAAAGCAAGAAGCACATTTTCAAAAATTACCTCGTTCCCTTAAGCAGTTCGCTAAGGAAATTTTGAATTctgataataattaa
- a CDS encoding U6 snRNA-associated Sm-like protein LSm5, putative has translation MATISGSETFLPLALMDKCIGSKIWIMMKGDKEIVGKLVGFDEYVNMVLEDVTEYTYANNVKKVNKIKKLLLNGLNITIMVPGGTPVNYYDYEEKLEENIA, from the exons ATGGCTACAATTAGTGGGTCAGAAACATTTTTACCCTTGGCTTTAATGGATAAGTGTAttg GAAGTAAAATATGGATAATGATGAAAGGCGATAAAGAAATTGTAGGTAAATTGGTTGGATTCGatgaatatgtaaatatg gtattAGAAGATGTTACAGAATACACGTACGCAAATAATgttaaaaaagtaaataaaattaaaaaattattattaaatggaTTAAATATAACTATTATGGTTCCAGGAGGAACTCCAGtgaattattatgattacgAAGAAAAgttagaagaaaatatagCATAA